A genome region from Brassica oleracea var. oleracea cultivar TO1000 chromosome C2, BOL, whole genome shotgun sequence includes the following:
- the LOC106326687 gene encoding protein RKD4-like — protein sequence MLKKLLPLDSLLYTEDPKPSAGFNSQFDPTSFEEFSENIEGNNTISSDMLTEELFFSNYSSSHVAAQNNDSVSSNERCQMRTLKKRNTVTKDKLEMVEIKKFFDRPIKNAAKELNVGLTVLKKRCRELGIHRWPHRKLKSLNSLIGNLKGVGMEEEVKNLEEHRILIKQEPDAELTDARS from the exons ATGCTCAAAAA GTTGCTTCCGCTGGACTCACTTCTGTACACGGAAGACCCAAAACCAAGTGCAGGGTTTAATTCTCAGTTCGATCCCACTAGCTTTGAAGAATTCTCGGAAAACATCGAAGGGAACAACACAATTTCATCTGATATGTTAACAGAAGAACTCTTCTTCTCAAATTACTCCTCTTCACATGTGGCTGCCCAAAACAATGATAGTGTCAGTTCCAACGAGAGATGCCAAATGAGAACATTGAAGAAGAGAAACACTGTGACAAAGGACAAGTTGGAGATGGTTGAGATCAAAAAGTTCTTTGATCGACCGATCAAAAATGCGGCTAAAGAACTGAACGTTGGACTTACGGTACTGAAGAAGCGTTGCAGAGAACTTGGGATTCATCGGTGGCCTCACCGGAAGCTCAAGAGTCTTAACTCTCTCATTGGTAATCTAAAG GGTGTTGGGATGGAGGAAGAAGTGAAGAATTTGGAAGAACATAGGATTCTTATAAAGCAAGAACCTGATGCTGAGCTAACTGATGCAAGAAGCTGA